AGCACTATTCTGTATTCAAGCGAAACTGAACACCATCACTTTCCAGTACAATATGTAGAGAGTACTAACTAGAAGAATAATTTCTCTTGCAGAAATACCTGTTATGCTTTTTAAAGACAAATACAAATGACTGAAGATCTCGGCACCAACCCCATTCAGCAGGCCAATTACGAAACCGAAGATGCCGTGTCTAAAGAAGACaagtcataaatattatttttaaagtgtttgatAAAAGAAGGTACAACTCTATCAACAACTTCAAGTCCCTGTTCCCCATAATTTTTACAGTAAACTTGTTACCTGCTCTACAAGGGAGAAGAGACATTCCAAACAATAATTAGGTCTTGAGGCCTTCGCACATTGTATGGGAGCAAGCTTTAGTAAGGAGCTACGCTGGAAAAGTAGCTGTACCACAGACAAAGAAAGAGGCTAGCATCAGAACAGATATGAATTTGCAAAGCACAACATGACTTAATTAGGAAACATAAAAAAGTACATTTCTAATTCTACTTTTTCCTAGTTAATTAGAAGGCCAGAAATCGATGATGACATGTTAAAAAATGGAACCAAAGGCCCATAGGAAGAAAAATTGAAtccctaaattttttattagtcaCAAATATCTAGAAATTATAGATATCACAATCTCAGAAAATCACAGTCAACCTTTGACATAACAGCTTCAAGCTCTCCAAATCCATCTTCAATAAATGATTCGTCTATGGCCTCATCATCATCTGCCTCTCCATAAAGCTTGATTTCTTCAAGAGATACCCCTTGTTCAACTAACACCTGCCAATTGACATTTTCAGCGAAAACTAAATCTGAATTTCATGGAAAAGGGATGAGAAAGTTGCATGCATTACCTGCAGAAGTCCAGGAGCATCTTCCTCCAGTGCTGTTTCAACAGAATCCCTGCAATTCAACAATCAATAGATCCAAAAATTGAGGGTTTACAGAATAGGGGGTGAATCACAGACACAAGTCCAGCTTTAGGGAGGGCAAGACATACGTGGcggttttcttccttttccgtGGTTGGATGAACCTTATTGGGTCTGGAACAGTCGAGCCATGCTCAACATCAGAAGGGATGGCTTTACGCAAGCATTCAGAATTCCCTGAAATCTTTGATTTAGAACTCTTCCATTTGGTCAGCACTTTGATGCGATCTTGCAATTGCATATGATCCAACTTGTCTTTGTACAGTTTATTGGGGATTTCAAGTTCAGTCTTCACTGGCACCTTGTTAATGGAGAAATTAGAGACACTGATTCTGTCCGAGTTGTGCAATTCATTGTTATCCAATGGTTCAGCCTTGACATTGATCATGGTTGATAAACTTGAGCTAGCCATACTATCAGCTGTTGCAGGCATGAAATGCAGTTTCTGGCATGAATTTGACTCCATGTTCAATCCCTGAAGTTAGCATATTCAGTCACTTTCTTTCAGAAGAAAGGCAACAAGATGTCATGTCTCTGACAAAGAATAAATTTCATATTGACCTCAtagcataaaatatataaaatcccttatttttcctttcaatgttGCCATAGAGAATATGCTCTATATTCTCCACATACACGCAGGAAGAGTCAAGAGAACAATTTATCCACCAGCCAAAAATAATCATGTGGAACGTTAACTTACATTTCATAATCCAACTGAACTCAGTTAACCATGCACAGGAGATATATTGTTCGTGCCACATGTATCATTGAGCACAAAAAGAGAAACAAGGAGAATTAAATACAAAGTAATCACTCTAAAATAGGcttcacacacacataaaaagaaaaaagaaaaaaagatgcatAAACAAGTGCTGACAGAGTTACAAAAATGTCAACACATAAATTGCTGGGAGGGGGAAAAATCCATAACATAGCTTTATCAATTATCTCGCAAAAGTCACACCATTTTATGACTTGAGTTTTAAACACCACAGAAAGCCATGAAAGCATATAGAGCAAAAGGTTTCTCAGGGAGCCACTCAGGCCAATGTACATGCTATACACCAAAATGctcaatcaaaaaataataataataatataatgaacTATAGTCAAGTCTAAAAATCTAAGGAAGAGCAGTAAATGAACAGTAGATAAATGCTCCAAGAAATTCAACTACAAGAAGAGAAGAGTAAGAGGTCATTGCAAAACAAAATTTGCACAAGGGAAGTATAACAAGGTTAATGATTTTTCAATGTGAACGGCTGCATGATGTAAATGCCTACACCTCAAATATTCTAGCAGTCTTCAACAATTGACACAATATTACACATCAGCAATCAGATTAAAAGGACAACAAATTACCTCCAAATTTGTCTTTTCCAACCTCAAcattttcctggaaagttacaCGAAAAAAGAAGAGTTGATTGTTGTAGGAAAAAAAGGGCACAGAGGCACAAGGGCAGTGCTACAACTTGTGGTGAGGGGGGCTACGACCCCTCAAAAGTTTTTATAAGGTTAAGTTTAACCCTGACTTTGAGGGTTCATTCAAGCAGGCCCTGCCAAAAGTttgcatattttatttatgaacaagttattttagattaattttatgtCCATCCTTATATTTTTTCCCCATATTGGCTCGCATTTACTTTACTCTAGCTCTACCACTGCAGAGAAATGAGTGCAAGGACACCAAAACTTTAAACAGTTAGCTCCaccaaaagacataaaaacaaCACCTTGATAGTAGCATCCCTTGCCGCACTCTCAATACAACATGATCAAGGTCATCTGCACAGTCATCAGGACTATTACTCTTGACCTT
This DNA window, taken from Populus alba chromosome 17, ASM523922v2, whole genome shotgun sequence, encodes the following:
- the LOC118028822 gene encoding uncharacterized protein isoform X2, with the protein product MTFVIGPTSLTIFLCYNVVNYYCQGNQIERESNVDVVVKKEYEDSQEVSVSASSTNVREGSKVAVNQCLQNGIGGQGLVKSGDCSSQGTKVNAFVCLDQVMCSEVAGNGFGIEKVETVVCTLTQNSMAQSQPAEAKVECSYNNVQSTLEDSMTGSAGADLQTIKVKSNSPDDCADDLDHVVLRVRQGMLLSRKMLRLEKTNLEGLNMESNSCQKLHFMPATADSMASSSLSTMINVKAEPLDNNELHNSDRISVSNFSINKVPVKTELEIPNKLYKDKLDHMQLQDRIKVLTKWKSSKSKISGNSECLRKAIPSDVEHGSTVPDPIRFIQPRKRKKTATDSVETALEEDAPGLLQVLVEQGVSLEEIKLYGEADDDEAIDESFIEDGFGELEAVMSKLLFQRSSLLKLAPIQCAKASRPNYCLECLFSLVEQTRHLRFRNWPAEWGWCRDLQSFVFVFKKHNRIVLERPEYGYATYFFELVDSISIDWQIKRLVTAMKLTNCGRVSVVENRPLSVGEDITEGEAKVLMQYGWTPNSGLGTMLNYCDRVFHDRKNEKDSSEWRSKIGKLLMNGYNGGSIVSNNIETELIQHTSAESPQIKMEL
- the LOC118028822 gene encoding uncharacterized protein isoform X5, whose product is MAQLNVSKVISTKSEQEFNDICDWSNELDHLPLLQRRKLLLSGKPNRTSNVDVVVKKEYEDSQVMCSEVAGNGFGIEKVETVVCTLTQNSMAQSQPAEAKVECSYNNVQSTLEDSMTGSAGADLQTIKVKSNSPDDCADDLDHVVLRVRQGMLLSRKMLRLEKTNLEGLNMESNSCQKLHFMPATADSMASSSLSTMINVKAEPLDNNELHNSDRISVSNFSINKVPVKTELEIPNKLYKDKLDHMQLQDRIKVLTKWKSSKSKISGNSECLRKAIPSDVEHGSTVPDPIRFIQPRKRKKTATDSVETALEEDAPGLLQVLVEQGVSLEEIKLYGEADDDEAIDESFIEDGFGELEAVMSKLLFQRSSLLKLAPIQCAKASRPNYCLECLFSLVEQTRHLRFRNWPAEWGWCRDLQSFVFVFKKHNRIVLERPEYGYATYFFELVDSISIDWQIKRLVTAMKLTNCGRVSVVENRPLSVGEDITEGEAKVLMQYGWTPNSGLGTMLNYCDRVFHDRKNEKDSSEWRSKIGKLLMNGYNGGSIVSNNIETELIQHTSAESPQIKMEL
- the LOC118028822 gene encoding uncharacterized protein isoform X3, which encodes MAQLNVSKVISTKSEQEFNDICDWSNELDHLPLLQRRKLLLSGKPNRTSNVDVVVKKEYEDSQEVSVSASSTNVREGSKVAVNQCLQNGIGGQGLVKSGDCSSQGTKVNAFVCLDQNSMAQSQPAEAKVECSYNNVQSTLEDSMTGSAGADLQTIKVKSNSPDDCADDLDHVVLRVRQGMLLSRKMLRLEKTNLEGLNMESNSCQKLHFMPATADSMASSSLSTMINVKAEPLDNNELHNSDRISVSNFSINKVPVKTELEIPNKLYKDKLDHMQLQDRIKVLTKWKSSKSKISGNSECLRKAIPSDVEHGSTVPDPIRFIQPRKRKKTATDSVETALEEDAPGLLQVLVEQGVSLEEIKLYGEADDDEAIDESFIEDGFGELEAVMSKLLFQRSSLLKLAPIQCAKASRPNYCLECLFSLVEQTRHLRFRNWPAEWGWCRDLQSFVFVFKKHNRIVLERPEYGYATYFFELVDSISIDWQIKRLVTAMKLTNCGRVSVVENRPLSVGEDITEGEAKVLMQYGWTPNSGLGTMLNYCDRVFHDRKNEKDSSEWRSKIGKLLMNGYNGGSIVSNNIETELIQHTSAESPQIKMEL
- the LOC118028822 gene encoding uncharacterized protein isoform X6; this encodes MTFVIGPTSLTIFLCYNVVNYYCQGNQIERESNVDVVVKKEYEDSQVMCSEVAGNGFGIEKVETVVCTLTQNSMAQSQPAEAKVECSYNNVQSTLEDSMTGSAGADLQTIKVKSNSPDDCADDLDHVVLRVRQGMLLSRKMLRLEKTNLEGLNMESNSCQKLHFMPATADSMASSSLSTMINVKAEPLDNNELHNSDRISVSNFSINKVPVKTELEIPNKLYKDKLDHMQLQDRIKVLTKWKSSKSKISGNSECLRKAIPSDVEHGSTVPDPIRFIQPRKRKKTATDSVETALEEDAPGLLQVLVEQGVSLEEIKLYGEADDDEAIDESFIEDGFGELEAVMSKLLFQRSSLLKLAPIQCAKASRPNYCLECLFSLVEQTRHLRFRNWPAEWGWCRDLQSFVFVFKKHNRIVLERPEYGYATYFFELVDSISIDWQIKRLVTAMKLTNCGRVSVVENRPLSVGEDITEGEAKVLMQYGWTPNSGLGTMLNYCDRVFHDRKNEKDSSEWRSKIGKLLMNGYNGGSIVSNNIETELIQHTSAESPQIKMEL
- the LOC118028822 gene encoding uncharacterized protein isoform X4; its protein translation is MAQLNVSKVISTKSEQEFNDICDWSNELDHLPLLQRRKLLLSGKPNRTSNVDVVVKKEYEDSQEVSVSASSTNVREGSKVAVNQCLQNGIGGQGLVKSGDCSSQGTKVNAFVCLDQSQPAEAKVECSYNNVQSTLEDSMTGSAGADLQTIKVKSNSPDDCADDLDHVVLRVRQGMLLSRKMLRLEKTNLEGLNMESNSCQKLHFMPATADSMASSSLSTMINVKAEPLDNNELHNSDRISVSNFSINKVPVKTELEIPNKLYKDKLDHMQLQDRIKVLTKWKSSKSKISGNSECLRKAIPSDVEHGSTVPDPIRFIQPRKRKKTATDSVETALEEDAPGLLQVLVEQGVSLEEIKLYGEADDDEAIDESFIEDGFGELEAVMSKLLFQRSSLLKLAPIQCAKASRPNYCLECLFSLVEQTRHLRFRNWPAEWGWCRDLQSFVFVFKKHNRIVLERPEYGYATYFFELVDSISIDWQIKRLVTAMKLTNCGRVSVVENRPLSVGEDITEGEAKVLMQYGWTPNSGLGTMLNYCDRVFHDRKNEKDSSEWRSKIGKLLMNGYNGGSIVSNNIETELIQHTSAESPQIKMEL